One region of Trichosurus vulpecula isolate mTriVul1 chromosome 1, mTriVul1.pri, whole genome shotgun sequence genomic DNA includes:
- the PDE4C gene encoding cAMP-specific 3',5'-cyclic phosphodiesterase 4C isoform X4, whose amino-acid sequence METLEELDWCLDQLETLQTRHSVSEMASNKFKRMLNRELTHLSETSRSGNQVSEYISRTFLDKQHEVELPSMPVKEREREKEKEERPMSQISGVRKLTHGSSFSAAAIPRFGVKTEHETLLAKELKDTNRWGLDVFKVAELSGNRPLTAIMYSIFQERDLLKTFQIPADTLVTYLLTLEDHYHADVAYHNSIHAADVAQSTHVLLSTPALEAVFTDLEILAAIFASAIHDVDHPGVSNQFLINTNSELALMYNDASVLENHHLAVGFKLLQEDNCDIFQNLSPKQRQSLRKMVIDMVLATDMSKHMNLLADLKTMVETKKVTSLGVLLLDNYSDRIQVLQNMVHCADLSNPTKPLELYRQWTDRIMVEFFQQGDREREKGIEISPMCDKHTASVEKSQVGFIDYIAHPLWETWADLVHPDAQEILDTLEDNREWYQSMIPRSPDSSGGGGHEATLAKGADKFQFELTLEEEEGELEEEEGEPRSQAEEGEEENSGSDSKTLATDDSESAEVEPLSPEEEASPEAERRQLQEPVPLDNERTLSQARVKSLQEGDGDVDKEGNLTFYPLGT is encoded by the exons TTCAAGCGGATGCTTAACCGGGAGCTGACTCACCTGTCAGAGACCAGCCGCTCTGGAAACCAGGTGTCTGAGTACATCTCCCGGACCTTCCTGG ATAAACAGCATGAGGTGGAGCTCCCCTCCATGCcggtgaaggagagggagagggagaaggagaaggaggagcggCCCATGTCTCAGATCAGCGGCGTTCGCAAGCTAACACATGGCTCCAGCTTCTCAGCAGCTGCCATTCCTAGATTTGGCGTTAAGACTGAGCACGAGACGCTGCTGGCAAAG GAGCTGAAAGACACAAACAGGTGGGGTCTGGATGTATTCAAGGTGGCTGAGCTCTCTGGAAACCGCCCGCTGACAGCCATCATGTATAGCATCTTTCAG GAGCGGGACCTGCTGAAAACCTTCCAAATCCCAGCGGACACCCTGGTCACCTACCTGCTGACCCTGGAGGACCATTACCACGCTGATGTGGCCTATCACAACAGCATCCATGCAGCAGATGTGGCCCAGTCCACCCACGTGCTCCTGTCTACACCAGCGCTTGAG GCTGTTTTCACCGACCTAGAAATCTTGGCTGCCATCTTCGCCAGTGCCATCCATGACGTGGATCACCCTGGGGTCTCCAACCAGTTTCTGATCAACACCA ACTCAGAACTGGCCCTCATGTACAACGATGCCTCCGTCCTGGAGAACCACCACCTGGCTGTGGGCTTCAAGCTGCTTCAGGAGGACAACTGTGACATCTTCCAGAACCTGAGCCCCAAGCAGCGGCAGAGCCTGCGTAAGATGGTCATCGACATG GTGCTGGCCACGGACATGTCTAAACATATGAACTTGCTGGCCGACCTGAAGACCATGGTGGAGACGAAGAAGGTGACAAGTTTGGGTGTCCTGTTGCTGGACAACTACTCTGACAGGATCCAG GTCCTTCAGAATATGGTGCACTGTGCCGACCTCAGCAACCCCACCAAGCCCTTGGAGCTGTACCGCCAGTGGACAGACAGAATCATGGTGGAGTTCTTCCAACAAGGAGACCGGGAACGGGAGAAGGGCATCGAGATCAGCCCCATGTGTGACAAACACACAGCCTCTGTGGAGAAGTCCCAG gtGGGTTTCATTGACTACATTGCACACCCACTGTGGGAGACCTGGGCTGACCTAGTTCACCCAGATGCCCAGGAGATCCTTGACACCCTGGAGGACAATCGAGAATGGTACCAGAGCATGATTCCCCGGAGCCCGGATAGCAGTGGCGGAGGTGGCCACGAAGCCACCCTGGCTAAGGGAGCTGACAAGTTCCAGTTTGAACTGACgctggaggaagaggaaggagagctggaggaggaggaaggagagcccAGGAGCCAggctgaggaaggagaggaggagaacagCGGCAGCGACTCAAAGACCCTGGCCACGGATGACTCGGAATCAGCCGAGGTGGAACCTCTGTCTCCAGAAGAAGAGGCTAGTCCTGAGGCAGAGAGGAGACAGCTCCAGGAGCCTGTGCCTCTGGATAATGAGAGGACGCTGTCCCAGGCCAGGGTCAAGAGCCTGCAGGAGGGGGACGGGGATGTGGATAAGGAAGGCAACCTTACATTCTACCCCCTGGGAACATAA